The SAR202 cluster bacterium genome includes a window with the following:
- a CDS encoding prepilin-type N-terminal cleavage/methylation domain-containing protein: MLFLTSIGRDQRGFSLIETVLAVTLLGLVVTGLLAGLSVAMKTGRSIQQQAAAANAATTHIEDYLASGTVSQAALRTAPTGEPEGILSVSVLSTTTTAPVEQRTIVVTDATGSLLRITTHKVLQAP, from the coding sequence ATGCTCTTCCTGACCTCAATAGGCCGCGACCAGCGCGGTTTCAGCCTGATCGAGACGGTCCTGGCCGTCACGCTGCTGGGGCTCGTGGTAACAGGACTCCTGGCCGGGCTTTCCGTCGCAATGAAGACAGGAAGGTCGATCCAGCAGCAGGCAGCAGCCGCCAACGCCGCCACCACGCACATTGAGGACTACCTGGCCTCCGGGACGGTCTCGCAGGCAGCCCTGAGGACCGCCCCAACCGGCGAGCCGGAAGGCATCCTGTCCGTAAGCGTGCTCTCCACAACAACGACCGCCCCTGTAGAGCAGCGGACTATCGTCGTTACAGACGCGACGGGCTCCCTCCTGCGAATCACCACGCACAAAGTCCTGCAGGCGCCATAG
- a CDS encoding cyclic nucleotide-binding domain-containing protein, with the protein MLTRALQESILQLFRQDDSGGDRGGVLRRWKQMATQVTPTSANGFPLRDCRIFKDLSEDDLARISTLCSELAIDQDAPLFTEGRDAPHLYVVTSGQVALQKSIRAPAGKAPRRTTVAICGPGDVVGWSAIVPPHKYTHSAVSWGETILLKIDGVTLRRALDTHPDLGVKIMKAMAETISSRLDQTTSALITERETMARYTP; encoded by the coding sequence ATGTTGACACGCGCGCTTCAGGAAAGTATTCTCCAGTTGTTCAGGCAAGACGATTCCGGCGGCGACCGCGGCGGCGTGTTACGGAGGTGGAAGCAGATGGCCACGCAGGTAACTCCAACGTCGGCAAACGGATTCCCATTGCGAGACTGCCGGATCTTCAAGGACCTCTCAGAGGACGATCTGGCGAGAATCAGCACCCTGTGCTCGGAGCTGGCGATAGACCAGGACGCACCTCTCTTCACGGAAGGCCGCGATGCGCCGCACCTCTATGTAGTCACCTCCGGCCAGGTAGCGCTGCAAAAGTCCATCCGGGCGCCGGCTGGAAAGGCGCCGCGGCGCACCACAGTCGCCATATGCGGGCCCGGCGACGTCGTTGGATGGTCCGCAATTGTGCCACCGCACAAGTACACGCATTCAGCCGTCTCGTGGGGGGAGACAATCCTGCTCAAGATCGACGGCGTTACCCTCAGGCGCGCTCTGGATACGCACCCCGACCTGGGGGTGAAGATCATGAAGGCCATGGCGGAAACAATCTCCTCCCGGTTAGACCAGACTACCTCTGCACTCATCACCGAGAGAGAGACCATGGCCCGGTACACACCGTAA
- a CDS encoding cyclic nucleotide-binding domain-containing protein has protein sequence MYRKVLVPLDGTRESEKIIPILKRDLTPETEVILLQVVRPVKTQMEGGQIVLGSQSEEAASQEAAACLRSLAQEHFREGPAYRWEATVAESSSQGIIRVAEREKVDLIALYVRDCSGIAKIVKGNTSRAVVRKSKVPVRVFGPDVPAPAEVVTAQPLEIAEAMVAEAVVHPEAAVYEGLMAELSGMEDAACYRESARSRTAETPVSEDDMLQELRQGDIFRSLTPEQARFVASLGKVITIGEGDNVGEPDKGPATLYIILKGEADLMFHSPLGSIPVRVVGPGDTFPLAAILGEGVLITTGVALTDITALAIPAKDMAALLERRADIGMSVYRSAAQVFARRYTSTLTHLGVAAERELRGVMAATAD, from the coding sequence GTGTACAGAAAGGTGCTGGTGCCGCTTGACGGGACGCGCGAATCTGAAAAGATTATTCCGATTCTGAAACGCGACCTGACGCCGGAGACAGAGGTCATACTGTTGCAAGTAGTAAGACCCGTGAAGACACAGATGGAGGGAGGCCAGATTGTGCTGGGCTCCCAGAGCGAAGAGGCCGCCTCCCAGGAGGCCGCTGCCTGTCTCCGCTCACTCGCGCAGGAGCACTTCCGTGAAGGTCCCGCGTATCGTTGGGAGGCAACGGTGGCGGAGTCCTCCTCGCAGGGAATTATTCGCGTTGCTGAGCGCGAAAAAGTCGACCTTATCGCCCTCTACGTCCGAGACTGTAGCGGGATTGCGAAGATCGTAAAGGGCAATACGTCAAGGGCCGTTGTGCGGAAGTCCAAGGTGCCGGTGCGCGTGTTCGGACCGGATGTGCCTGCGCCTGCTGAGGTGGTGACGGCGCAGCCCTTGGAAATTGCGGAGGCTATGGTGGCCGAGGCAGTGGTCCATCCGGAGGCGGCCGTCTACGAAGGCCTGATGGCGGAACTCTCCGGCATGGAGGACGCGGCCTGCTACCGGGAGTCGGCGCGATCCCGGACGGCGGAGACTCCGGTCTCGGAGGACGACATGCTCCAGGAGCTTCGCCAGGGCGATATATTCAGATCGCTGACGCCTGAGCAGGCGCGTTTCGTTGCCTCACTCGGCAAGGTGATAACGATAGGTGAAGGGGATAATGTCGGAGAACCGGACAAGGGGCCGGCTACCCTCTACATCATTCTCAAGGGCGAGGCAGATCTCATGTTCCACTCGCCGCTGGGCAGCATACCTGTCAGGGTTGTCGGGCCTGGGGATACCTTCCCACTTGCCGCGATCCTCGGGGAGGGCGTCCTGATAACAACGGGCGTAGCGCTGACAGATATCACCGCTCTCGCCATCCCGGCCAAAGATATGGCGGCCCTGCTTGAGCGCAGGGCAGATATAGGGATGAGCGTCTATCGCTCGGCAGCGCAGGTATTTGCCCGGCGGTACACCTCAACCCTCACACATCTTGGCGTGGCTGCTGAAAGGGAGCTTCGCGGCGTCATGGCCGCAACCGCGGACTGA
- a CDS encoding aminoacyl-tRNA hydrolase, producing the protein MNPIREALGFGRAGGLPAGESGGKSRWLVVGLGNPGAEYAETRHNVGFWCVDLLAKQHSIGLNKKQRFALVGVGDIAGCEAVLAKPKTYMNNSGQAVTSLVSQYRVKPANILVVYDEMSLPTGKIRVRPGGSSAGHNGIKSIIAALGTEEFPRIRIGIGQPEGGGNIHHVLGRMPAEERKVADEAVLRAIEAVESILSEGIDKAMNKYN; encoded by the coding sequence ATGAATCCAATTCGTGAGGCTCTTGGTTTTGGCAGGGCAGGCGGGCTGCCTGCAGGGGAAAGCGGGGGCAAGTCTCGATGGCTGGTCGTGGGGCTGGGCAACCCCGGGGCCGAGTATGCCGAGACGCGGCACAATGTCGGCTTCTGGTGCGTGGACCTGCTCGCGAAGCAGCACTCGATAGGCCTCAACAAGAAGCAGCGGTTCGCTCTGGTGGGCGTTGGTGATATAGCGGGGTGCGAGGCCGTCCTGGCGAAGCCGAAGACCTATATGAATAACAGCGGGCAGGCGGTGACTTCGCTTGTCTCGCAGTACCGTGTGAAGCCGGCGAACATACTCGTTGTCTACGATGAAATGAGCCTGCCGACAGGCAAGATACGCGTCCGCCCGGGGGGCAGTTCGGCGGGCCACAACGGCATCAAGTCCATCATTGCTGCGCTGGGCACGGAAGAGTTTCCGCGGATACGCATCGGCATCGGGCAGCCGGAGGGCGGCGGCAATATCCACCATGTCCTCGGGCGGATGCCGGCCGAGGAGCGCAAGGTGGCCGACGAGGCGGTGCTACGGGCTATCGAAGCGGTGGAGTCTATCCTCTCGGAAGGGATAGACAAAGCGATGAACAAGTACAACTAG